The following are encoded together in the Terriglobales bacterium genome:
- the rimM gene encoding ribosome maturation factor RimM (Essential for efficient processing of 16S rRNA), with the protein MARVVRAQGRKGEVAAELSTDFPERLARRKSLYVLGQDGSRSEREIEAAWPHKGRMVLKFRGCDSISDAEQLAGCELQVPFEERASLPPGAAYVSDLVGCSVMDVSRNVVVGTIDEVRFGAGDAPLLVVRAAGREFLIPFAAEYVRRMSLEERCLEMTLPEGLLDLEKPLSREEKEGER; encoded by the coding sequence GTGGCTCGCGTGGTTCGCGCCCAGGGCAGGAAGGGTGAAGTCGCCGCCGAGTTGTCCACCGACTTCCCGGAGCGGCTGGCCCGGCGCAAGAGCCTGTATGTGCTCGGGCAGGACGGTTCGCGAAGCGAACGGGAGATCGAAGCGGCCTGGCCGCACAAGGGCCGCATGGTGCTGAAGTTCCGCGGCTGTGATTCCATCAGCGACGCGGAACAGCTTGCCGGCTGCGAACTGCAGGTGCCGTTCGAGGAGCGCGCTTCGCTGCCCCCCGGCGCAGCCTACGTCAGCGACCTGGTGGGCTGCAGCGTGATGGACGTGAGCCGGAACGTGGTGGTCGGCACCATCGACGAAGTCCGGTTCGGGGCCGGCGATGCGCCGCTGCTGGTGGTGCGGGCCGCGGGAAGGGAGTTCCTGATCCCCTTCGCCGCCGAGTACGTGCGCAGGATGAGCCTCGAGGAGCGGTGCCTGGAGATGACGCTGCCGGAAGGATTGCTGGACCTGGAGAAGCCGCTCTCGCGGGAAGAGAAGGAAGGCGAGCGGTAG
- a CDS encoding KH domain-containing protein, translating to MTSDPGGDMRVLVEQIAKALVDEPEQVSVREVDGEQAVVLELKVAPNDLGKVIGKQGRTARSMRTILGAAGMKLHKRYTLEILE from the coding sequence ATGACGAGCGATCCTGGTGGGGACATGCGAGTGTTGGTCGAACAGATTGCCAAAGCGCTGGTCGACGAACCCGAACAGGTCTCCGTCCGCGAAGTGGATGGCGAGCAGGCGGTCGTGCTGGAGCTCAAGGTCGCCCCTAACGATCTCGGTAAGGTGATCGGGAAGCAGGGGCGGACTGCGCGTTCCATGCGCACCATCCTGGGCGCCGCAGGAATGAAGCTGCACAAGCGCTACACGCTGGAGATTCTGGAATAA
- the rpsP gene encoding 30S ribosomal protein S16, with amino-acid sequence MIRLARTGARKQPHYRVVVIEKARRRDGRFLEIVGTYNPRTSPATVDLKRERIAHWVSKGARLSVTVNKLYSQPASAGTGNAA; translated from the coding sequence ATGATCCGACTGGCGCGCACCGGTGCGCGCAAACAGCCGCACTACCGGGTGGTGGTGATCGAGAAGGCGCGCCGCCGCGATGGCCGCTTTCTGGAGATTGTGGGAACGTACAATCCCCGCACCAGCCCGGCCACCGTGGACCTGAAGCGCGAGCGGATTGCGCACTGGGTATCCAAGGGCGCCCGGCTCTCGGTTACCGTGAACAAGCTTTATTCCCAGCCCGCCTCGGCGGGCACGGGCAACGCGGCCTGA
- a CDS encoding peroxiredoxin-like family protein: MRWRGANPEYEAIGKGGSLQETLEALRDRVHSMIPAATVAVHDRAAEELRRSGIAERILAAGSKAPAFELPDKDGKMVRSEDLLARGRLVVKFFRGRWCPYCIAELEAYNELLQEIEAAGATLVAASPQTVRQTFFLADQHQLRFPLLSDAGNAVARQFGLVYRLPEDLKAVFQRAFINLVHSNGDSSWELPLPAAYVLDRDGTVLYAAADCDFRRRPDPAAVLAALRA, encoded by the coding sequence ATGCGCTGGCGCGGGGCCAACCCGGAGTACGAAGCCATCGGTAAGGGCGGGAGCCTGCAGGAAACGCTGGAGGCCCTGAGAGATCGCGTTCACTCCATGATCCCTGCCGCCACCGTGGCCGTGCATGACCGGGCGGCCGAGGAACTGCGGCGCTCCGGTATTGCCGAACGCATCCTGGCCGCCGGCTCGAAGGCGCCCGCTTTCGAGCTTCCGGACAAGGACGGCAAGATGGTTCGCTCGGAAGACCTGCTGGCTCGTGGCCGCCTGGTGGTGAAGTTCTTCCGCGGCCGCTGGTGCCCGTACTGCATCGCCGAGCTTGAGGCGTACAACGAGCTCTTGCAGGAGATTGAAGCAGCCGGCGCAACCCTGGTGGCCGCGTCTCCACAGACCGTCCGACAGACCTTCTTCCTGGCGGACCAACACCAATTGCGCTTTCCCCTGCTCTCTGACGCCGGCAACGCCGTGGCCCGCCAGTTCGGCCTGGTGTACCGGTTGCCGGAGGACCTCAAGGCGGTCTTTCAGCGCGCGTTCATCAACCTGGTACATAGCAATGGGGACTCCAGTTGGGAGCTACCCCTGCCGGCCGCCTACGTTCTGGACCGCGACGGCACGGTGCTCTACGCCGCCGCCGACTGCGACTTCCGGCGCCGCCCGGACCCTGCCGCAGTCCTGGCTGCCCTGCGCGCCTGA
- the ffh gene encoding signal recognition particle protein has product MFENLTDKLQRTFKNLRGQGTLTEENVGEALRELRLALLAADVNVKVVGQFLEQVRAKAMGQEVLTALSPADQVVKVVRDEMVDLLGRETARLKLASQPPTVILMAGLQGSGKTTTSAKLAAWLKKSGHRPLLVSVDVYRPAAREQLRIVAQAVGANLYEGKVAPGEENTVTVERLAREARREAMLSGCDVLIVDTAGRLHIDDQLMEEMQSLKRLLNPPEILFVADAMTGQDAVRSADEFHKKLTLTGVVLTKMDGDARGGAAISIRSVTGAPIKFVGVGEKYDALEAFHPDRMVSRILGMGDILSLIEKAEEKLDKKKAQDLAVKALSGDGFTLEDFREQLRQVKKMGSLESLMNLMPKVGPFAALKGAGEVEERQLVRVEAIINSMTGYERAHHEVINGSRRRRIARGSGTSVQEVNQLLRQYAQMRKMFKSMGKSGFLQKRLAGVKLPGT; this is encoded by the coding sequence ATGTTCGAGAACCTCACAGACAAACTCCAGCGCACGTTCAAGAACCTGCGCGGACAAGGCACCCTGACCGAAGAGAACGTCGGGGAAGCGCTGCGCGAGCTGCGTTTGGCGCTGCTGGCGGCCGACGTCAACGTCAAGGTGGTAGGCCAGTTCCTCGAGCAGGTGCGAGCTAAGGCCATGGGGCAGGAGGTGCTGACCGCGCTTTCCCCCGCAGACCAGGTCGTCAAGGTGGTGCGCGACGAAATGGTCGATCTGCTGGGCCGTGAGACGGCGCGGCTGAAGCTGGCCTCACAGCCGCCCACGGTCATCCTGATGGCCGGCCTGCAAGGCTCCGGCAAGACCACGACCTCGGCCAAGCTGGCCGCCTGGCTGAAGAAGAGCGGGCATCGGCCGCTGCTGGTCAGCGTGGACGTCTATCGTCCGGCGGCGCGCGAGCAGTTGAGAATCGTGGCCCAGGCGGTGGGCGCCAACCTGTACGAAGGCAAGGTCGCTCCCGGCGAAGAGAACACGGTAACCGTCGAACGGCTGGCACGCGAGGCCCGCCGCGAAGCCATGCTCTCCGGGTGCGACGTGCTCATCGTGGACACGGCCGGGCGCCTGCACATCGACGATCAGTTGATGGAAGAGATGCAGTCGCTCAAGCGGCTGCTCAATCCGCCGGAGATCCTGTTCGTCGCCGACGCCATGACCGGCCAGGACGCTGTCCGCTCCGCCGACGAGTTCCACAAGAAACTCACGCTGACCGGCGTGGTGCTGACCAAAATGGATGGCGACGCCCGCGGCGGCGCGGCCATCTCCATCCGCAGTGTCACCGGCGCGCCCATCAAGTTCGTGGGCGTGGGCGAGAAGTACGACGCCCTCGAAGCCTTCCATCCCGACCGCATGGTGTCACGCATCCTGGGCATGGGCGACATCCTCTCGCTCATCGAGAAAGCGGAAGAAAAGCTGGACAAGAAGAAGGCCCAGGACCTGGCCGTCAAAGCGCTCTCCGGCGACGGTTTCACGCTCGAGGACTTTCGCGAGCAACTCCGCCAGGTGAAGAAGATGGGTTCGCTCGAGAGCCTGATGAACCTCATGCCCAAGGTGGGGCCGTTCGCCGCCTTGAAGGGGGCCGGGGAAGTGGAAGAACGGCAGCTCGTGCGTGTCGAAGCCATCATCAACTCCATGACGGGTTACGAACGCGCGCACCACGAAGTCATCAACGGCAGCCGGCGGCGGCGCATCGCGCGCGGCTCCGGAACCAGCGTGCAGGAAGTGAATCAGCTCCTGCGTCAGTACGCCCAGATGCGCAAGATGTTCAAGAGCATGGGCAAGTCCGGCTTCCTGCAAAAGCGCCTGGCGGGCGTGAAGCTGCCGGGAACATGA
- a CDS encoding histone deacetylase, which yields MLPFKLVYSDAYYLPIGAHVFPAEKYRLIHRRLLETGAAQPEDFVAPEPASDEDILLVHTPEYVRKLKTGTLSPREEMVMEVPYSRELAGAFWLAAGGSILAARLALREGVAFNIGGGFHHAFPGHGEGFCMIHDVAVAIRRMQKDGAIGRAMTVDCDVHHGNGTAAIFGSAALPPAPLPSTGPAMLGRGTAAHHAEADVFTISLHQENNYPAWKPASSIDVHLPDGTTDEQYLAWLDQALSSGLRQFTPELLCYIAGADPYREDQLGGLALTIEGLKQRDELVFRVAAARGIPVMVTFAGGYARHVQDTVAIHCNTVVAAREVFASAAKAG from the coding sequence ATGCTGCCTTTCAAGCTGGTCTACAGCGACGCCTATTACCTGCCCATTGGGGCGCACGTATTCCCGGCCGAGAAGTACCGGCTGATCCACCGGCGCCTGCTGGAGACCGGCGCAGCCCAGCCTGAGGACTTCGTCGCGCCGGAGCCCGCTTCCGATGAGGACATCCTGCTGGTGCACACGCCGGAATACGTGCGCAAGCTCAAGACCGGCACACTCTCGCCGCGCGAGGAAATGGTGATGGAGGTCCCCTACTCGCGCGAGCTGGCGGGCGCGTTCTGGCTGGCCGCGGGCGGATCGATCCTGGCCGCGCGGCTGGCGCTGCGCGAGGGCGTGGCGTTCAATATCGGCGGCGGCTTTCACCATGCTTTCCCCGGGCACGGCGAAGGCTTTTGCATGATTCACGACGTCGCCGTAGCCATCCGCCGGATGCAGAAGGATGGCGCCATCGGGCGCGCCATGACCGTGGATTGCGACGTCCACCACGGCAACGGCACCGCAGCCATCTTCGGCTCGGCGGCGCTTCCCCCGGCGCCCTTGCCCTCTACCGGCCCGGCCATGCTCGGGCGCGGCACGGCGGCGCACCACGCCGAGGCTGACGTGTTCACCATCTCCCTGCATCAGGAGAACAACTACCCGGCCTGGAAGCCGGCGTCTTCGATTGATGTGCACCTGCCGGACGGCACTACCGACGAGCAGTACCTGGCATGGCTCGACCAGGCGCTCAGTTCCGGACTGCGGCAGTTCACACCCGAATTGTTGTGCTACATCGCCGGGGCCGATCCCTACCGCGAAGACCAGCTCGGCGGGCTGGCGCTTACCATCGAGGGCCTGAAGCAGCGGGACGAGCTGGTGTTCCGCGTGGCCGCGGCGCGCGGCATCCCGGTGATGGTCACGTTCGCCGGTGGATACGCCCGCCACGTGCAGGATACGGTGGCCATCCACTGCAACACGGTGGTCGCGGCGCGCGAAGTCTTTGCCTCCGCGGCCAAAGCCGGGTAG
- a CDS encoding Spy/CpxP family protein refolding chaperone — protein MKSRWMKLAAIAMVVALAGGTFVYAKGQHGRRGPGGGGFLSERMFAHMEARLNLTPEQSQQVRGIFEAQRAKMKGQFASGRGDREALMKAVFSDNPNQAEIQKQLTALEQKHAQMLQQMVDTGLQVNKVLTPEQRAEFLKAMDERRQAGERFRERMKQRKAERQGQTPQQ, from the coding sequence ATGAAAAGCAGGTGGATGAAACTGGCGGCCATAGCGATGGTAGTAGCGCTGGCGGGCGGAACGTTCGTCTATGCCAAGGGCCAACATGGCCGGCGCGGCCCGGGAGGCGGCGGCTTTCTAAGCGAGCGCATGTTCGCCCACATGGAAGCGCGGCTGAACCTCACACCCGAGCAATCGCAGCAAGTGCGCGGCATCTTCGAGGCCCAGCGGGCCAAGATGAAAGGACAGTTCGCGAGCGGGCGCGGCGACCGCGAAGCACTGATGAAGGCGGTTTTCTCCGACAATCCCAACCAGGCGGAGATCCAGAAGCAGCTCACAGCGCTCGAACAGAAGCACGCGCAGATGCTGCAACAGATGGTGGACACCGGCTTGCAGGTGAACAAGGTGTTGACCCCGGAGCAGCGCGCCGAGTTCCTGAAGGCGATGGACGAGCGTCGTCAGGCTGGCGAGCGCTTCCGCGAGCGCATGAAACAGCGCAAGGCGGAACGCCAGGGGCAGACGCCGCAGCAGTAA
- a CDS encoding helix-turn-helix transcriptional regulator has translation MPKRKKQGAYMISAVAEMYGIHPQTLRLYEREGLLRPSRSEGNTRLYTDQDLERLEFILSLARELGVNIAGMAIILEMRERMEEMQRQMQEFVNFVKKEMLSHPMADPGRGAIVPIRKVVAPAPPAGREKKKGR, from the coding sequence ATGCCGAAGCGAAAGAAACAAGGCGCATACATGATCTCGGCGGTGGCCGAGATGTACGGCATCCACCCGCAGACGCTGCGCCTCTACGAGCGCGAGGGGTTGCTGCGGCCATCGCGCTCCGAAGGCAACACCCGGCTTTACACCGACCAGGACCTGGAGCGGCTGGAGTTCATCCTTTCGCTGGCACGCGAGTTGGGGGTGAACATCGCCGGCATGGCCATCATCCTGGAAATGCGCGAGCGCATGGAAGAGATGCAGCGCCAGATGCAGGAGTTCGTGAACTTTGTGAAAAAAGAGATGCTCAGCCACCCCATGGCCGACCCCGGCCGCGGAGCCATCGTGCCCATTCGGAAGGTGGTGGCGCCAGCACCTCCAGCGGGCAGGGAAAAGAAGAAGGGTCGTTAG